One part of the Mariniflexile litorale genome encodes these proteins:
- a CDS encoding transposase: MGHFYGVDGKKLQRQYKDYLSDFKDWNQKKHAKQYLIFPENIGSHLSIDETALSKGELYTIITNKKAKGKKGSIVAIFSGTKVEPIIEQLLKLSAKKRTKVKEITLDMANSMKTIAKKCFPKAIQVTDRFHVQKLALEALQDIRIKYRWDAIDLENENIKLARANHKTYKQEVFDNGDTRKQLLARSRYLLYKAPSNWTENQYQRSKILFDQYPDIQLAFNLVQGLRNIFNTAKSVETAYTKLAHWYKDVEQSGFRAFNTIANTITLNYRSILNYFINRSTNASAESFNAKIKAFRAQFRGVKNIEFFLFRLTTIFA, encoded by the coding sequence ATAGGACATTTTTATGGCGTTGATGGTAAAAAACTACAACGTCAGTATAAAGATTATTTAAGTGATTTTAAAGACTGGAATCAGAAGAAACATGCAAAACAATATCTCATCTTTCCTGAAAATATAGGAAGCCATTTATCTATTGATGAGACTGCTTTGTCAAAGGGAGAACTCTACACCATCATTACCAACAAAAAAGCCAAAGGTAAAAAAGGAAGTATCGTTGCCATTTTTTCTGGCACTAAAGTAGAACCTATTATAGAACAGCTTCTTAAATTATCAGCAAAGAAAAGAACGAAGGTTAAAGAGATTACACTAGACATGGCTAACTCAATGAAAACTATCGCTAAAAAATGTTTCCCAAAAGCCATACAGGTTACTGATCGGTTTCATGTACAGAAATTAGCCTTGGAAGCACTACAAGATATAAGAATCAAATATAGGTGGGACGCCATAGATCTAGAAAACGAAAACATAAAACTTGCCAGAGCAAATCACAAGACCTATAAACAAGAGGTCTTTGATAATGGAGATACCAGAAAACAACTCTTAGCAAGAAGCAGGTATTTACTCTACAAAGCACCCTCTAATTGGACGGAAAATCAATACCAGAGAAGCAAAATACTCTTCGATCAATATCCTGATATCCAACTAGCATTTAACCTAGTTCAAGGCCTTAGAAATATTTTCAATACAGCAAAATCAGTAGAAACTGCATACACAAAGCTAGCGCATTGGTATAAAGATGTTGAACAATCTGGATTTAGAGCATTCAATACAATAGCAAATACGATAACCCTAAACTATAGATCTATACTTAACTATTTCATCAATCGAAGTACAAATGCTTCTGCTGAATCTTTTAACGCAAAGATAAAAGCCTTTAGAGCCCAGTTTAGAGGTGTCAAAAATATAGAATTTTTCCTTTTTAGATTAACCACTATTTTTGCTTAA
- a CDS encoding transposase family protein has protein sequence MDHYLELLKLILPEFLINHFDLVKHTKNGEVMHLYFEEQNATPKEESKRTLIAHGFHKEVTIQDFPLRGNTVYLHVKRRRWLDKTTKQVVQRDWNLVAQGTRMTSEFAAFLKEINQY, from the coding sequence TTGGACCATTATCTAGAACTACTCAAACTTATTTTACCTGAATTTCTAATCAACCATTTTGATCTTGTAAAGCATACTAAAAATGGCGAAGTCATGCATCTTTACTTTGAAGAACAAAATGCAACACCTAAAGAAGAATCTAAACGCACATTAATTGCGCATGGTTTTCATAAAGAAGTAACCATCCAAGATTTTCCTTTACGAGGCAATACAGTTTACCTGCATGTTAAGCGTCGCAGATGGTTAGACAAGACCACCAAACAAGTCGTGCAGAGAGATTGGAACTTAGTAGCACAGGGAACTCGTATGACATCAGAGTTCGCTGCTTTTTTAAAAGAAATTAATCAATACTAG
- a CDS encoding helix-turn-helix transcriptional regulator — protein METATKPNHIGRKISRIRELRGMKQETLAEELGISQQAVSKIEQSEKVEDDKLEQIAKVLGVTKEAIGNFSEELAINYFNNFNDSSEGTFNNHCTFNPLDKLMDSYEENRKLYERLLKSEQDKIGYLEKLMKEK, from the coding sequence ATGGAAACAGCAACAAAACCAAACCATATCGGTAGAAAAATAAGCCGTATTAGAGAGCTTAGAGGCATGAAACAAGAAACCCTTGCGGAAGAATTGGGTATTAGTCAACAGGCTGTTTCTAAAATAGAGCAATCTGAAAAAGTTGAGGATGATAAACTGGAGCAAATTGCTAAAGTGCTTGGGGTTACAAAAGAAGCCATTGGAAATTTTTCAGAAGAGTTAGCCATAAATTACTTTAATAATTTTAATGATAGCAGTGAAGGAACATTTAATAACCATTGTACTTTCAACCCTTTAGATAAACTTATGGATTCGTATGAAGAAAACAGAAAACTCTACGAACGTCTTTTAAAATCAGAGCAAGATAAAATTGGCTATTTGGAAAAGCTAATGAAAGAAAAATAA
- a CDS encoding DUF4625 domain-containing protein translates to MKTILKNKLQFYLIPTLLITLLFTSCNKDDDTQPELLKPTIENIEIGSGNNGVGVIGRDFHFDVDVVAGNFIKNVQIKIQPRSGETYAQDWSYEITWDEYQGMKNTNIHKHFDVPEDAVEGIYDFLIIIHDQNGTSLEETYTIKLMDASNLPVDPYLYLMDFYTDSMYQYVNELLQNPEEVVYSEGNVFKSSAIIKKVNGDGKMYLLFIKKSANHLPKIVDDIDFSKVIVYDFFEHENKEDVYSFSNILFDGQGGFTRSAPEFSIGASHDNNTPEPNPINGEKEWETGEYYLGVVYTNTTHNLSVYHYIEVDIIMD, encoded by the coding sequence ATGAAAACAATTCTTAAAAATAAATTACAATTTTATTTAATACCAACTCTTTTAATAACGCTCCTATTTACTTCTTGTAATAAGGATGACGATACTCAACCTGAGCTGCTTAAGCCAACTATTGAAAATATTGAAATAGGTTCGGGCAACAATGGCGTTGGTGTAATTGGTAGAGATTTTCATTTTGATGTGGATGTGGTAGCTGGGAATTTCATTAAAAATGTCCAAATAAAAATACAACCACGAAGTGGTGAAACATATGCCCAGGACTGGTCCTATGAAATTACATGGGACGAATACCAAGGTATGAAAAACACCAATATTCACAAACATTTTGATGTTCCTGAAGATGCTGTGGAAGGCATTTATGATTTCCTTATTATTATACACGATCAAAATGGCACAAGCCTAGAAGAAACCTACACAATAAAACTCATGGATGCTTCAAATTTACCAGTAGATCCTTATTTGTATCTGATGGATTTCTATACCGACTCCATGTATCAATATGTAAATGAATTACTTCAAAATCCAGAAGAAGTCGTATATTCTGAAGGTAATGTATTTAAATCTTCCGCTATAATCAAGAAGGTAAATGGAGATGGGAAAATGTACCTTCTATTTATCAAAAAATCTGCGAACCACCTTCCAAAAATTGTGGATGACATCGATTTTTCAAAGGTCATCGTTTACGACTTTTTTGAACATGAAAATAAAGAAGATGTATATTCTTTTAGCAATATATTATTTGATGGCCAAGGTGGTTTTACTCGTTCGGCACCCGAATTTAGTATTGGTGCTTCTCATGATAACAACACACCTGAACCTAATCCTATTAATGGTGAAAAAGAATGGGAAACTGGTGAATATTATTTAGGGGTTGTTTACACAAACACTACGCATAACTTAAGTGTCTACCATTATATTGAAGTAGATATCATCATGGATTAA
- a CDS encoding DUF4625 domain-containing protein, protein MRIISKYSCFLLFIFLLASCSSDDSVKKDEQKPTITINYNEGFPQACAQLVKGETYNFKAKVADNQALASYSLDIHHNFDRHTHDDQGEKCELEEVKQAINPFIFMENYHIESGLTSYEINITLTIPHNIDTGDYHCAYSVTDETGWQSRTSVDIKIID, encoded by the coding sequence ATGAGAATAATATCAAAATATAGTTGCTTTTTACTTTTCATATTTCTTTTAGCGTCTTGTTCGAGCGATGATAGTGTTAAGAAGGACGAGCAAAAACCAACTATAACTATTAACTATAATGAAGGATTCCCCCAAGCCTGTGCACAACTTGTAAAAGGAGAAACCTACAATTTTAAAGCAAAAGTTGCAGACAACCAAGCATTGGCTTCTTATAGCTTGGATATCCACCATAATTTTGATCGCCACACACATGATGATCAAGGAGAAAAATGTGAGTTAGAGGAAGTAAAACAAGCTATAAATCCGTTTATTTTTATGGAAAACTATCACATAGAAAGCGGATTGACTAGTTATGAAATTAACATCACTTTAACAATCCCCCATAATATAGATACAGGAGATTATCACTGTGCCTATTCTGTAACAGATGAGACAGGATGGCAAAGTAGAACGTCGGTAGATATAAAAATTATAGACTAA
- a CDS encoding DUF4625 domain-containing protein has product MKTIRRKPNFKFLAIIAFLGLFLQSCSEDDDPILKAPTISNFEYGEGSAHSTEQVAYKGSDIHLEAEINAEASVKSITLSIHAHDLTIADGEVAWDFEQVFTDSKYLVINPTFHEHIDVPANIPAGEYHIELTVTDELGNSTEVEGHIHILDSITLSDISIDTTVVRGEDFHVEFLINAVNKIHNISVDVHAHGIVPGPGEVIWDFEQTFTEGYREQTEVEFHEHIDVPITAPAGEYHIIFTVEDEKGNTKAYETHIDVTVS; this is encoded by the coding sequence ATGAAAACAATCAGAAGGAAACCAAATTTTAAATTTTTAGCAATTATCGCCTTTCTAGGGCTCTTTTTACAATCTTGTAGTGAAGATGATGATCCCATATTGAAGGCACCAACAATCTCCAATTTTGAATATGGGGAAGGAAGTGCTCATTCAACCGAACAAGTTGCCTATAAAGGTTCAGATATTCATCTAGAGGCTGAAATAAATGCCGAAGCATCGGTTAAAAGTATCACCCTTTCAATTCATGCACATGATTTAACCATTGCAGATGGTGAAGTAGCATGGGATTTTGAACAGGTATTTACCGACAGTAAATATCTCGTAATCAATCCTACATTTCATGAGCATATAGATGTTCCTGCCAATATACCTGCGGGCGAGTATCATATCGAATTAACCGTAACCGATGAACTTGGAAATAGCACAGAAGTTGAAGGCCATATTCACATTTTAGATTCGATTACGCTAAGCGATATTTCTATAGACACTACAGTAGTTCGAGGAGAGGATTTCCATGTCGAATTTCTTATTAATGCAGTAAATAAAATCCACAATATTAGCGTTGATGTTCACGCACACGGAATTGTTCCTGGACCAGGAGAAGTAATTTGGGATTTTGAACAAACCTTTACAGAGGGGTACCGCGAACAGACCGAAGTAGAATTTCATGAACATATAGATGTCCCTATTACGGCACCTGCTGGAGAGTATCATATCATCTTTACAGTTGAAGATGAAAAAGGAAACACGAAAGCGTATGAAACCCATATTGACGTAACAGTATCCTAA
- a CDS encoding TonB-dependent receptor: MAFAQDSFQIKGFVRNANTLQPIEGAHITGKGLFSISLETGAFTIKNLVEGSYSFTISHIGYASKKITVLVQPKMETVEVLLNESSTALNEVEVHGKSKQRTAKESPIVSQTVSKEFLDKNRENSLMQTLSKIPGISTINIGSGQSKPVIRGLGFNRVAVVQNGIKHEAQQWGNDHGLEIDQYGIENIKIIKGPASLVYGSDAIAGVLDIQPNKIPIQNSFEGEVNFLGESNNNLLGISAGVQARKEKWFYRGRLTYRDYGDYKVPTKNINYENYIFELYDNNLRNTAGKEANASFSLGYVSDNITSETFFSNVNAKNGFFANAHGLEVRTSNIDYDHSNRDIDLPFHKVNHFKITNNTSISKGKHTFHFDLGFQNNHRGEHSEPVPHGYMPKPSDSKERIFKKNTYALNMRDVFKPINQHDVVAGINIEFQNNNIGGWGFLIPEYNRFSMGTFVYDQFEIHPNFHVLAGIRYDYGLMNTKSHFDWYPSTINNSNGSTSFVHLQRAQNKTLDFGNISASAGFSYILNNSTFKLNVGKSFRMPLPNELASDGVNYHMYRYEKGNLDLNPEESYQLDIDIDHTTKQFSVGVSPFINFFENYIYLNPTSNYYETLQIYEYTQSKVFRIGGEIRASTTISKSLQLDASAEYVFSRQTSGAKKDFTLPFSPPLSGLFSASYQFNDIFFLKNTQLITDFRVTATQDEIVPPEEKTEGYQMLNMSLLTEMNVFKNDMPVAIRIKLNNVFNTKYFDHTSFYRLIDVPEAGRNLSISLTIPF, from the coding sequence ATGGCGTTTGCTCAAGATTCTTTTCAGATAAAAGGGTTTGTGAGAAATGCTAACACCTTACAGCCTATAGAGGGAGCCCATATTACTGGCAAAGGTTTATTTTCAATTTCATTAGAAACAGGTGCATTTACCATAAAAAACTTGGTGGAAGGCTCTTACAGCTTTACTATATCCCATATAGGTTATGCATCGAAAAAAATTACTGTTCTAGTACAACCAAAAATGGAAACGGTAGAGGTGTTGTTAAATGAATCCTCTACAGCACTTAACGAAGTTGAAGTACATGGTAAATCGAAACAAAGAACAGCGAAGGAATCACCTATAGTTTCACAGACAGTTTCTAAAGAGTTTCTTGACAAGAATAGAGAAAACAGCCTTATGCAAACCCTGAGTAAAATCCCTGGCATAAGTACCATAAATATTGGTTCGGGGCAATCTAAGCCCGTTATTAGGGGTTTAGGATTTAACAGAGTTGCTGTTGTTCAAAACGGTATAAAACACGAAGCACAGCAATGGGGCAATGACCATGGTTTAGAAATAGACCAATATGGTATTGAAAACATAAAAATTATTAAAGGTCCTGCATCTTTGGTTTATGGATCAGATGCCATTGCAGGTGTCTTGGATATACAACCTAATAAAATACCAATCCAAAATTCTTTTGAAGGCGAAGTAAATTTTCTAGGAGAAAGTAATAATAATTTATTGGGCATTTCTGCGGGTGTTCAAGCAAGGAAAGAAAAATGGTTTTATCGAGGTCGATTAACCTACAGAGATTATGGGGACTATAAAGTACCTACTAAAAACATTAATTATGAAAACTACATTTTTGAATTATACGATAATAATTTAAGGAATACAGCAGGAAAAGAAGCCAATGCTAGCTTTAGTCTCGGTTATGTTTCAGATAACATTACATCAGAAACATTTTTTAGCAATGTAAATGCTAAAAACGGTTTTTTTGCCAATGCCCATGGCTTAGAAGTTCGAACTTCAAATATAGATTATGATCATTCCAATAGAGATATTGACCTTCCTTTTCATAAAGTAAATCATTTTAAAATTACCAACAATACTTCTATATCAAAGGGCAAGCATACATTTCATTTTGATTTGGGTTTTCAAAACAACCATAGAGGAGAACATTCCGAACCTGTACCCCATGGCTATATGCCTAAACCCTCAGATAGTAAAGAACGAATATTCAAAAAAAATACCTATGCATTAAATATGAGAGATGTATTTAAACCAATTAACCAGCATGATGTTGTGGCAGGTATCAATATAGAATTTCAAAACAATAACATAGGCGGATGGGGATTTTTAATTCCAGAGTATAACCGTTTTAGTATGGGAACATTTGTTTATGACCAATTTGAGATTCATCCTAACTTTCATGTTTTGGCAGGTATTCGTTATGACTATGGACTTATGAATACTAAATCCCATTTCGATTGGTATCCTTCTACCATAAATAACAGTAATGGTTCCACATCGTTTGTGCATTTGCAAAGAGCCCAAAATAAAACGTTGGATTTTGGGAATATTAGTGCTTCAGCAGGTTTTAGTTACATTTTAAATAATAGCACTTTTAAACTAAACGTAGGTAAAAGTTTTAGAATGCCATTGCCTAATGAGTTGGCTTCCGACGGAGTAAACTATCATATGTATAGATATGAGAAAGGAAATCTCGATTTAAATCCAGAAGAGTCCTATCAATTGGATATTGATATTGACCATACTACAAAACAATTTTCGGTTGGTGTTAGTCCTTTTATAAACTTTTTTGAAAATTATATCTATTTAAATCCAACTTCTAATTATTACGAAACCCTACAAATTTATGAGTACACCCAAAGCAAGGTCTTTAGGATTGGAGGGGAAATAAGAGCGAGCACTACTATATCCAAAAGCCTACAGTTGGATGCTTCTGCAGAATACGTTTTTTCAAGACAAACCAGTGGTGCCAAAAAAGACTTTACGCTTCCTTTTTCTCCGCCATTATCAGGCTTGTTTTCTGCCAGTTATCAGTTTAACGATATATTCTTTTTAAAAAATACACAACTGATAACAGACTTTAGGGTGACAGCAACTCAAGATGAAATTGTGCCTCCGGAAGAAAAAACGGAGGGCTATCAAATGCTGAACATGTCACTTTTAACAGAAATGAATGTTTTTAAAAATGATATGCCCGTAGCAATACGTATAAAACTCAACAATGTATTCAATACCAAATATTTTGACCATACCAGTTTTTACAGGTTGATAGATGTTCCTGAAGCTGGTAGAAATCTATCCATATCATTAACAATACCTTTTTAA
- a CDS encoding MerC domain-containing protein, whose protein sequence is MKIKNNTIDLIAFSSSLICAVHCAAIPVVLSFSSLSSLHFLENPYIEWTFISFGLVFVLTSLLPSYKKVHHQIKPLLYATLAFAFIAVGRLNLTELWEIINTVIGAFIVALAHYLNWKLVQVRGNHNH, encoded by the coding sequence ATGAAAATTAAAAACAATACTATTGACCTCATTGCTTTCTCAAGCTCACTAATTTGCGCCGTCCATTGTGCAGCCATACCCGTAGTGCTTTCTTTTTCCTCCTTGAGTAGTTTACATTTTTTAGAGAACCCGTATATAGAATGGACATTTATAAGTTTTGGTCTTGTCTTTGTTCTCACATCCCTTTTGCCGAGTTACAAAAAAGTACACCACCAAATAAAACCTTTATTATATGCTACATTGGCATTTGCATTTATTGCAGTGGGCAGACTTAACTTAACCGAATTATGGGAAATTATCAATACAGTGATAGGTGCTTTCATAGTGGCTCTAGCCCATTATTTAAACTGGAAATTAGTACAAGTTAGAGGTAATCATAACCATTAA
- a CDS encoding class I SAM-dependent methyltransferase, whose translation MQETERDMTEFWESNFKEKHEMWGLKPAQSALLAKDFFLEKSIKNILVPGIGYGRNAGPFIDNGFEVTGIEISKTAIELARKHYETNMTIYHGSVTDMPFDSRKYEGLYCHALIHLLDKNQRKKLILDSYNQLTENGYMIFTTITKEAPNFGKGKHIGTDRYEFHEGAKLFYYDKTSIQNEFSKVGLFEIIEINENQPFYLIKCKKTN comes from the coding sequence ATGCAGGAAACAGAAAGAGATATGACAGAATTTTGGGAATCAAACTTTAAGGAAAAACACGAAATGTGGGGATTAAAACCTGCCCAATCCGCTCTGTTGGCAAAAGACTTTTTCCTTGAAAAAAGTATAAAAAACATTCTTGTTCCTGGTATTGGTTATGGACGGAACGCAGGACCTTTCATAGACAATGGATTTGAGGTGACGGGTATAGAAATTTCCAAAACCGCTATTGAATTGGCAAGAAAGCATTATGAAACAAATATGACTATATACCACGGTTCCGTGACCGATATGCCTTTTGATTCCAGGAAATACGAAGGCCTTTATTGCCATGCTTTAATTCACTTATTGGATAAAAACCAAAGGAAAAAACTAATCCTAGACAGCTATAACCAACTAACCGAAAACGGGTATATGATTTTTACAACTATAACAAAAGAAGCACCAAATTTCGGAAAAGGGAAACATATTGGTACAGACCGCTATGAGTTTCATGAGGGAGCGAAACTATTTTATTACGACAAAACATCTATACAAAACGAATTTAGCAAAGTAGGCCTTTTTGAGATCATTGAAATCAACGAAAATCAACCGTTTTATTTGATAAAATGTAAAAAAACAAACTAA
- a CDS encoding NAD(P)/FAD-dependent oxidoreductase, producing the protein MEKNKNFEVIIIGGSYAGLSAAMALGRSLRNVLIIDSGKPCNIQTPHSHNFLTQDGKTPKEISAIAKQQVEQYNTVSFLNDLAINAQKTSLGFEIKTENGKTFTVKKIILATGVKDIMPSIKGFSACWGISVIHCPYCHGYEHKAVRTALIANGERAFHMAPLINNLTDDLTILTNGSMDFEESQLKKLKENNIEVIEKEITEIEHEKGHIRKILFKDGSKENFLTAYAAIPFEQHTAIPINLGCELTEQGHIKVDFFQQTTVDGIYACGDNSSPMRSVAYAVATGNIAGAMVNKELSSEQF; encoded by the coding sequence ATGGAAAAAAATAAAAATTTTGAAGTAATTATTATTGGCGGGAGTTATGCGGGGCTTTCCGCAGCTATGGCTTTAGGTCGCTCTTTACGAAATGTACTAATAATCGATAGTGGAAAACCCTGTAATATCCAAACACCACATTCCCATAATTTCTTGACGCAAGATGGCAAGACACCAAAAGAAATTTCCGCCATAGCCAAACAGCAGGTAGAACAATACAATACCGTTTCTTTTTTAAATGACCTTGCCATAAATGCGCAAAAGACATCTTTAGGTTTTGAAATTAAAACAGAAAACGGCAAGACATTTACAGTCAAAAAAATAATTCTTGCCACCGGAGTGAAGGATATAATGCCAAGCATTAAAGGGTTTTCGGCATGCTGGGGAATATCTGTAATTCACTGCCCCTATTGTCATGGTTATGAACACAAAGCAGTAAGAACAGCTCTTATAGCCAATGGAGAAAGAGCTTTCCATATGGCTCCTTTAATCAATAACCTTACCGATGATTTGACCATTTTGACCAATGGTAGCATGGATTTTGAAGAATCGCAATTAAAAAAACTCAAAGAAAACAATATTGAAGTAATAGAAAAGGAAATAACGGAAATAGAACATGAAAAGGGTCATATCCGAAAAATACTTTTTAAAGATGGTAGTAAAGAAAATTTCCTTACAGCCTATGCAGCCATTCCATTTGAACAGCATACCGCAATCCCAATTAACCTAGGCTGCGAATTGACTGAGCAAGGCCATATTAAAGTAGATTTTTTTCAGCAAACCACCGTTGATGGCATTTACGCTTGTGGAGATAATTCCAGTCCTATGCGTTCGGTAGCTTATGCGGTAGCAACTGGAAATATTGCAGGTGCTATGGTTAATAAAGAATTATCTAGTGAACAATTTTAA
- a CDS encoding transcriptional repressor, translating to MKRRNTPTKEAVLAVLANTGRAMSQDSIEQKIGIDINRATIYRVLNRFCDDGVLHKVVAEDGKQYFALCIKCDKNKKPMYHFHFRCTKCETIECLPIEVNFSLSDKYLVESVNCVLTGVCKECT from the coding sequence ATGAAAAGGAGAAATACACCCACGAAAGAAGCTGTTCTAGCTGTTTTAGCTAACACGGGTAGAGCAATGAGCCAAGATTCAATTGAGCAGAAAATCGGCATTGATATAAATAGGGCTACCATCTATCGTGTTTTAAATCGATTTTGTGATGATGGGGTTTTACACAAGGTTGTTGCTGAAGATGGTAAACAGTATTTTGCCTTATGTATAAAATGTGATAAAAATAAAAAACCAATGTACCACTTCCATTTTAGGTGTACTAAATGTGAAACTATAGAATGCCTACCAATTGAAGTTAATTTTTCCCTTTCGGATAAATACTTGGTTGAAAGCGTAAATTGTGTTTTAACTGGAGTTTGTAAAGAATGTACGTGA
- a CDS encoding helix-turn-helix transcriptional regulator translates to MKPLRIKTISEFHQLHQLPPPEHPLISVVDYAQVAAAPKDDSAQSTIADYYSIAVKRGLPGKLRYGQQEYDFDEGIMYFLAPRQVLQASLVTGIHSQPSGWILLIHPNFLWNTALAKTIKQYEFFDYSVNEALFLSEKEEIILNHIIENIGQEYHSNIDKFSQNIIISQIETLLNYAERFYQRQFITRNITNHKILDRLEEILAAYFNNDDLITKGLPTVQYVAETLNVSPNYLSGLLKTLTGQSTQQHIHEKLIEKAKEKLSTTELSVSEIAYELGFEHPQSFNRLFKTKTNFSPLEFRQSFN, encoded by the coding sequence ATGAAACCTTTAAGGATTAAAACAATAAGCGAATTTCATCAGCTGCACCAGTTGCCACCTCCTGAGCATCCACTAATTAGTGTGGTGGATTACGCTCAGGTTGCTGCTGCCCCGAAAGATGATTCGGCACAGTCAACAATTGCCGATTATTATTCCATTGCAGTAAAACGAGGGCTTCCTGGCAAATTGCGTTACGGTCAGCAGGAATATGACTTCGATGAAGGTATTATGTATTTTTTGGCACCAAGACAAGTGTTGCAGGCCAGTTTGGTAACAGGAATACATTCACAACCTTCCGGTTGGATTTTGCTTATCCATCCCAATTTTTTATGGAATACAGCTTTAGCAAAAACAATTAAGCAGTATGAGTTTTTTGATTATTCGGTAAACGAAGCGTTGTTTCTTTCCGAAAAGGAAGAAATAATCCTAAACCATATTATTGAAAATATCGGGCAAGAATATCATTCCAACATCGATAAGTTTAGTCAAAACATCATTATTTCCCAAATTGAAACCTTACTTAATTATGCAGAACGGTTTTACCAGCGGCAGTTTATAACACGAAACATAACCAATCATAAAATCCTCGACCGTTTGGAAGAAATACTGGCAGCCTATTTTAATAACGATGATTTAATAACAAAAGGACTGCCAACTGTTCAATATGTAGCTGAAACATTAAATGTATCACCTAATTATTTAAGCGGACTACTTAAAACTTTGACAGGGCAAAGTACTCAGCAACACATTCATGAAAAGTTGATTGAAAAAGCTAAAGAAAAATTATCGACTACTGAACTATCGGTAAGTGAAATTGCCTATGAGTTGGGTTTTGAACATCCTCAATCATTTAATAGACTATTTAAGACAAAGACCAACTTTTCGCCTTTGGAATTTCGACAGTCCTTTAACTGA
- a CDS encoding SDR family oxidoreductase, with protein MITKNKPPAVRTEIALITGGSRGLGKNMSIALAKKGIDVILTYHSNQEAANQVVSEIQSLGQKAVAFQLDTSKVKSFDTFIGQITDYLQLQTGSPNFDFIINNAGTGLYAPVAEVTEAQLDDIVNIHYKGVFFLIQKALPFINDNGAIINISSGLTRIIYPGSSVYGSLKAAVEILTRYLAKELGARKIRANVVAPGAIETDFGGGRTRDNKEINAHIASLTALGRVGLPADIGGVVAFLCTPESYWINGQRIEVSGGQAL; from the coding sequence ATGATAACAAAAAACAAACCGCCAGCCGTACGTACAGAAATTGCACTGATTACAGGAGGAAGTCGCGGACTTGGGAAAAATATGTCAATTGCCCTAGCTAAAAAAGGCATTGATGTGATACTAACTTACCATAGCAATCAAGAAGCAGCTAACCAAGTTGTATCGGAAATTCAATCTTTGGGGCAAAAAGCAGTTGCTTTTCAATTGGATACAAGCAAGGTAAAATCGTTTGACACTTTCATCGGCCAAATAACGGACTATTTGCAACTGCAAACAGGAAGTCCTAATTTTGATTTTATTATAAATAATGCCGGAACAGGTTTATATGCTCCAGTTGCCGAGGTCACAGAAGCACAATTAGACGACATCGTGAACATCCACTACAAAGGCGTGTTTTTTTTAATACAAAAAGCACTGCCTTTTATAAACGACAATGGTGCCATTATTAATATTTCATCTGGACTGACTCGGATTATTTATCCCGGTTCTTCAGTTTATGGCTCGTTGAAAGCTGCAGTTGAAATTTTGACTCGCTATTTGGCAAAAGAGTTAGGCGCAAGAAAAATTCGGGCTAATGTAGTGGCTCCAGGTGCTATCGAAACAGACTTTGGAGGTGGCCGCACGCGTGATAATAAGGAAATCAATGCCCATATTGCCAGTCTTACTGCTTTGGGGCGGGTAGGGTTGCCTGCTGACATTGGGGGAGTCGTTGCATTTTTGTGTACCCCAGAGTCTTATTGGATAAATGGACAACGTATTGAGGTTTCTGGCGGACAAGCCTTGTGA